A region of Paractinoplanes abujensis DNA encodes the following proteins:
- a CDS encoding Calx-beta domain-containing protein, with amino-acid sequence MVLSAAVAAAIGVAPALVYSSPASAVAGDLTFTVANSSAAEKGTITINWSYKGDGGDSYTLAGAPVGPGGAVQGVGKDYTFSLTPGATALTSLADGSSTPITGTIVVSALEDTVYEGDEGFTITADDGAGDTEQASLTITDGAAPAFDLTSLASTTPAQETAAGATAAKAAVTATLPGGWKTEKAYTVNLTTLEGTAKAATDFTALANTALTIPIGETTKSADVTITSDGLKDSALVEQFTVLGTGPANNVLPKQVNVQIKDDAKDAVDPVLSIAKAADAKEGTNASFKVTADHGSDTEIKAQWSSLATTPMTGHGTATAGTDFDYDADATKRVVTIPAATAPNPAAGTVTSNIVIPLKKDDVYEQPEDFTIGLGSPTGATVGTPASAMGTILDEKDLTTGVTPVSIDEGNNGHKPATFTATLSQAASSPVTVTWKTVTGTATPNVDYMPTSGTVTFPAGSTKQTFTVDINGDLMDETDENFSIATTSDFVGYSPSTALITIKDDDAAPTFKFDNVTIDEGNMPHAVLLPVKLSNPSSQPIKFGITDATDPTQPGAASDTLDLTKIGTGDYSLLTKGADSVTIQAGETEGYVVVLVSGDKIHEKAEWAKFTATPSAGTSANLAVGAAATTSTFTLSNDDKAPDLEINNVTGKEGETVQVTGVVTGWADADVKLTVVFAGGASDGKRAAGADDFTNPGATPWTITKGTVEGTVIDVAKIPLLVTKDSEPAETIRVTGYGEGNVGTVTEGVITIAAHGTAPEEPGEEEPGEAPKPTIMAKPMKVVGPGKVEVEGKVAPGKQVQLWSATVGGGALKWVKNVTADDEGYYWFEQNITWGTRFATLSQGVKSNEIAVWVQQDPVFVVSTSTKGQLNLGVKGMPWAAGQTAAVQQWVNGDWVTKWSGKTGADGVWRGSPKFKSGTSVVLRAWVGGEPGKGTLPAFTDQIRSTVK; translated from the coding sequence ATGGTGCTTTCTGCCGCCGTCGCAGCTGCCATCGGCGTTGCGCCCGCACTCGTCTACAGCTCGCCGGCCTCGGCCGTTGCGGGCGACCTCACCTTCACCGTCGCGAACTCGAGCGCGGCTGAGAAGGGGACTATCACGATCAACTGGAGCTACAAGGGGGACGGCGGGGACAGCTACACGCTCGCCGGCGCACCCGTGGGTCCGGGCGGGGCCGTGCAGGGCGTGGGCAAGGACTACACCTTCAGCCTCACTCCCGGTGCCACCGCGCTGACCAGCCTCGCCGACGGATCGAGCACCCCGATCACGGGAACGATCGTTGTCAGCGCCCTGGAGGACACGGTCTACGAAGGCGATGAGGGTTTCACCATCACCGCTGACGACGGAGCCGGTGACACCGAGCAGGCCAGTCTGACGATCACCGACGGCGCTGCGCCGGCTTTCGACCTGACCAGCCTGGCTTCGACGACGCCGGCTCAGGAGACCGCGGCCGGAGCCACTGCGGCCAAGGCCGCTGTCACCGCAACGCTGCCCGGGGGCTGGAAGACCGAGAAGGCCTATACGGTCAACCTGACCACCCTTGAGGGCACCGCGAAGGCCGCGACCGACTTCACGGCACTGGCCAACACGGCTCTCACCATTCCGATCGGCGAAACGACAAAGAGCGCCGATGTGACGATCACGAGCGACGGGCTCAAGGACAGTGCGCTCGTCGAGCAGTTCACCGTGCTCGGCACCGGTCCCGCCAACAATGTTCTGCCGAAGCAGGTCAATGTTCAGATCAAGGACGACGCCAAGGACGCGGTCGACCCGGTTCTGAGCATCGCCAAGGCCGCTGACGCCAAGGAAGGCACGAACGCCAGCTTCAAGGTCACCGCGGACCACGGCTCGGACACCGAGATCAAGGCCCAGTGGTCGTCGCTGGCCACGACGCCGATGACCGGTCACGGCACCGCGACGGCCGGCACGGACTTCGATTACGACGCCGACGCGACCAAGCGGGTCGTCACCATTCCCGCGGCCACGGCGCCCAACCCGGCGGCCGGTACCGTCACCTCGAACATCGTGATCCCGCTCAAGAAGGACGACGTCTACGAGCAGCCCGAGGACTTCACCATCGGGCTGGGCAGCCCGACCGGTGCCACGGTCGGCACCCCGGCGTCCGCGATGGGCACGATCCTCGACGAGAAGGACCTGACCACGGGCGTCACGCCGGTCAGCATCGACGAGGGCAACAACGGCCACAAGCCGGCGACTTTCACCGCGACGCTGAGCCAGGCCGCTTCCAGCCCGGTCACCGTGACCTGGAAGACGGTAACCGGCACCGCGACGCCCAACGTCGACTACATGCCGACGAGCGGCACGGTCACCTTCCCGGCCGGTTCCACGAAGCAGACGTTCACCGTCGACATCAACGGTGACCTGATGGACGAGACGGACGAGAACTTCAGCATCGCCACCACGTCCGACTTCGTCGGTTACAGCCCCTCGACGGCCCTGATCACGATCAAGGACGACGACGCCGCGCCGACGTTCAAGTTCGACAACGTGACCATCGACGAGGGGAACATGCCGCACGCGGTCCTGCTCCCGGTCAAGCTGAGCAACCCCAGCTCTCAGCCGATCAAGTTCGGGATCACCGACGCCACCGACCCCACTCAGCCGGGTGCGGCCTCGGACACTCTCGACCTGACCAAGATCGGTACGGGCGACTACAGCCTGCTGACCAAGGGCGCCGACTCGGTGACCATCCAGGCCGGTGAGACCGAGGGTTACGTCGTCGTTCTGGTCAGCGGCGACAAGATCCACGAGAAGGCGGAGTGGGCGAAGTTCACCGCCACCCCGTCGGCCGGGACAAGTGCCAACCTCGCCGTGGGCGCTGCGGCGACGACCTCGACGTTCACCCTGTCGAACGATGACAAGGCGCCGGACCTCGAGATCAACAACGTGACCGGCAAGGAAGGCGAGACGGTCCAGGTGACCGGTGTCGTCACCGGCTGGGCCGACGCCGACGTCAAGCTGACCGTCGTCTTCGCCGGCGGCGCGTCGGACGGCAAGCGGGCCGCCGGTGCGGACGACTTCACCAACCCGGGTGCCACCCCGTGGACCATCACCAAGGGCACGGTCGAGGGCACGGTCATCGACGTGGCCAAGATTCCGCTGCTCGTGACCAAGGACTCCGAGCCGGCCGAGACCATTCGGGTCACCGGTTACGGTGAGGGCAACGTCGGCACCGTGACCGAGGGCGTCATCACGATCGCGGCCCACGGCACCGCGCCGGAGGAGCCGGGCGAGGAAGAGCCCGGTGAGGCTCCGAAGCCGACCATCATGGCCAAGCCCATGAAGGTCGTCGGCCCGGGCAAGGTCGAGGTCGAGGGCAAGGTGGCCCCCGGCAAGCAGGTCCAGCTGTGGAGCGCGACCGTCGGTGGCGGGGCCCTGAAGTGGGTCAAGAACGTGACCGCTGACGACGAGGGCTACTACTGGTTCGAGCAGAACATCACCTGGGGCACGCGCTTCGCGACGCTCTCGCAGGGCGTCAAGTCCAACGAGATCGCCGTGTGGGTGCAGCAGGACCCGGTGTTCGTGGTCTCCACCTCGACCAAGGGCCAGCTGAACCTGGGCGTCAAGGGCATGCCGTGGGCTGCCGGCCAGACCGCCGCGGTTCAGCAGTGGGTGAACGGTGACTGGGTGACCAAGTGGAGCGGCAAGACCGGCGCCGACGGCGTCTGGCGCGGCTCGCCCAAGTTCAAGTCGGGCACCTCGGTCGTCCTGCGGGCCTGGGTGGGCGGCGAGCCCGGCAAGGGCACCCTGCCGGCCTTCACCGACCAGATTCGCAGCACCGTCAAGTAA
- a CDS encoding ABC transporter ATP-binding protein: MTAPRRPGPPVGGPPAVRMMAGPAPTEKLQDFKGSTLRLLRRLKPQRVLVGFVMLAGAVSVALSVIGPYLLGHATDVIFRGVIGQMFSPSETKADVVAGLRARGEGTQADLLSALDFTPGRGIDFDALARVLAWVAIVYVFAWLFGILQGRITATVVQRAVYHLRQEVEAKLSRLPLSYFDQQPRGEVLSRATNDTDNIAQTLQQTFAQLITSLLMIVGVLGAMFWISPLLALIALVTVPVSFFVTTAVGKRSQPNFVAQWATTGRLNGHIEEMFTGHSLVKVFGRQDEAAAVFQEHNDKLYASSFRAQFISGLIQPAMMFISNLNYVLVAVVGGLRVASGSLSLGEVQAFIQYSRQFSQPLTQVASMANLIQSGVASAERVFALLDAPEQSPEPGAVALPSVRGEIVFDDVSFRYVPDKPLISSLNLSVSPGQTVAIVGPTGAGKTTLVNLLMRFYDVDSGRILLDGVDIATMPREQLREEIGMVLQDTWLFGGTIAENIAYGADTFDMAAVQAAAEAAHVDAFCRTLPDGYETVIDEEGSNVSAGQKQLITIARAFLAEPSILILDEATSSVDTRTEVLIQRAMATLRENRTSFVIAHRLSTIRDADVILVMENGQIVEQGTHDSLIAARGAYARLYSAQFAQAVAEVD, from the coding sequence ATGACCGCGCCGCGTCGTCCCGGACCGCCCGTGGGCGGGCCGCCCGCCGTACGGATGATGGCCGGGCCCGCCCCGACCGAGAAACTGCAGGACTTCAAGGGTTCGACCCTGCGGCTGCTGCGGCGGCTCAAACCGCAGCGGGTGCTGGTCGGCTTCGTGATGCTGGCCGGCGCGGTCAGCGTGGCCCTGTCCGTGATCGGCCCCTACCTGCTCGGCCACGCCACCGACGTGATCTTCCGCGGCGTCATCGGGCAGATGTTCTCCCCTTCCGAGACCAAAGCCGATGTGGTCGCGGGCTTGCGCGCCCGGGGCGAGGGCACCCAGGCCGACCTGCTCTCGGCGCTCGACTTCACCCCCGGCCGGGGCATCGACTTCGACGCGCTGGCCCGCGTGCTGGCCTGGGTCGCGATCGTCTACGTGTTCGCCTGGCTGTTCGGCATCCTGCAGGGCCGGATCACCGCGACTGTGGTGCAGCGGGCGGTCTACCACCTGCGGCAGGAGGTCGAGGCGAAACTGTCCCGGCTGCCCCTGTCGTACTTCGACCAGCAACCCCGCGGCGAGGTGCTGAGCCGGGCCACCAACGACACCGACAACATCGCGCAAACCCTGCAACAGACGTTCGCGCAGCTCATCACGTCGCTGCTGATGATCGTGGGGGTGCTCGGGGCGATGTTCTGGATCTCTCCCCTGCTCGCCCTGATCGCGCTGGTCACCGTGCCGGTGTCGTTCTTCGTGACCACTGCCGTCGGCAAGCGCTCGCAGCCCAACTTCGTGGCGCAATGGGCCACCACGGGCCGGCTCAACGGGCACATCGAGGAGATGTTCACCGGGCACTCGCTGGTCAAGGTGTTCGGCCGGCAGGACGAGGCCGCGGCCGTGTTCCAAGAGCACAACGACAAGCTGTACGCGTCGTCGTTCCGCGCGCAGTTCATCAGCGGGCTGATCCAGCCGGCCATGATGTTCATCAGCAACCTGAACTACGTGCTGGTGGCCGTCGTCGGTGGTCTGCGGGTGGCCTCGGGATCGCTGTCGCTGGGCGAGGTGCAGGCCTTCATCCAGTACTCCCGGCAGTTCAGCCAGCCGCTGACCCAGGTCGCCTCGATGGCCAACCTGATCCAGTCGGGTGTCGCCTCCGCCGAGCGGGTGTTCGCCCTGCTCGACGCGCCCGAGCAGTCGCCCGAGCCGGGTGCTGTCGCTTTGCCTTCCGTACGGGGTGAGATCGTCTTCGACGACGTATCGTTCCGTTACGTTCCGGACAAACCACTTATTTCTTCGCTGAATCTGTCCGTTTCGCCGGGGCAGACCGTGGCCATCGTCGGGCCGACCGGGGCGGGCAAGACCACGCTGGTCAACCTGCTGATGCGCTTCTACGACGTCGACTCCGGGCGGATCCTGCTCGACGGGGTCGACATCGCCACCATGCCGCGCGAACAACTGCGCGAAGAAATCGGCATGGTGCTGCAGGACACGTGGCTGTTCGGCGGCACGATCGCGGAGAACATCGCGTACGGAGCCGACACGTTCGACATGGCCGCGGTGCAGGCAGCAGCCGAAGCGGCCCACGTGGACGCGTTCTGCCGGACCCTGCCCGACGGCTACGAGACGGTGATCGACGAGGAAGGCTCGAACGTCAGCGCGGGCCAGAAACAGCTGATCACCATCGCCCGGGCGTTCCTGGCCGAGCCGTCGATCCTGATCCTCGACGAGGCCACCAGCTCCGTCGACACCCGTACGGAGGTGCTGATCCAACGGGCCATGGCCACCCTGCGCGAAAACCGGACATCGTTCGTCATCGCCCACCGCCTGTCGACGATCCGCGACGCCGACGTGATCCTGGTGATGGAGAACGGCCAGATCGTCGAACAGGGCACGCACGACTCGCTGATCGCGGCCCGCGGGGCCTACGCGCGGTTGTACTCGGCACAGTTCGCCCAGGCGGTAGCCGAGGTCGACTGA
- a CDS encoding ABC transporter ATP-binding protein codes for MLIQLLRKHLPPYRRDITLVVLFQFLQTLATLYLPTLNADIIDNGVVKGDTGYVMEIGGWMLAVTVGQIAAQIVAVYFGARTAMAVGRDVRASIFSRVQDFSAREVGQFGAPSLITRTTNDVQQIQMLVLMTFTLMVSAPIMCVGGIVLALRQDVPLSGLLLVIIPILVTTVALIIVRMRPLFRSMQKRIDRVNQVMREQITGIRVIRAFVRDEREQQRYEVSNDELTDVSLRVGKLMALMFPSVMLIVNLSSVAVLWFGGHRIDSGAMQIGALTAFLSYLMQILMAIMMATFMFVMIPRAEVCAERIEEVLGTEPSVAPPARPVTEVTQHGRLDLRGVDFHYPGAEQPVLCGIDVTARPREVTAIIGSTGSGKTTLLNLVPRLFDATGGQVLVDGVDVRELDPALLSRLVGLVPQRPYLFTGTIASNLRYGNPDATDDELWQALEVAQARDFVERMEGGLEAPIAQGGTNVSGGQRQRLAIARVLVHKPEIYLFDDSFSALDYATDAALRAALTDHIADATVVIVAQRVSTIRDADRIVVLDDGRVAGTGTHTELMDTNATYREIVLSQLTAQEATA; via the coding sequence GTGCTCATCCAACTACTCAGGAAACACCTACCGCCGTACCGGCGAGACATCACGCTCGTCGTGCTCTTCCAGTTCCTGCAGACCCTGGCCACGCTCTACCTGCCCACGCTCAACGCCGACATCATCGACAACGGCGTGGTCAAGGGTGACACCGGTTACGTCATGGAGATCGGCGGCTGGATGCTCGCCGTGACCGTGGGCCAGATCGCCGCCCAGATCGTCGCGGTCTATTTCGGCGCCCGTACGGCCATGGCGGTCGGGCGGGACGTGCGGGCCTCGATCTTCTCGCGGGTGCAGGACTTCTCGGCCCGCGAGGTGGGCCAGTTCGGCGCCCCCTCGCTGATCACCCGCACCACCAACGACGTGCAGCAGATCCAGATGCTCGTGCTGATGACCTTCACCCTGATGGTCTCGGCGCCGATCATGTGCGTCGGCGGCATCGTGCTGGCCCTGCGGCAGGACGTGCCGCTCTCCGGCCTCCTGCTGGTCATCATCCCGATCCTGGTCACCACGGTGGCCCTGATCATCGTGCGGATGCGGCCGCTGTTCCGCTCGATGCAGAAGCGCATCGACCGGGTCAACCAGGTCATGCGCGAGCAGATCACCGGCATCCGGGTGATCCGCGCGTTCGTCCGCGACGAGCGCGAGCAGCAGCGTTACGAGGTCTCGAACGACGAGCTGACGGACGTGTCGCTCCGGGTCGGCAAGCTGATGGCGCTGATGTTCCCGAGCGTGATGCTGATCGTGAACTTGTCCAGCGTCGCCGTGCTCTGGTTCGGCGGCCACCGCATCGACTCCGGCGCGATGCAGATCGGCGCGCTCACCGCGTTCCTCAGCTACCTCATGCAGATCCTCATGGCGATCATGATGGCGACCTTCATGTTCGTGATGATCCCGCGGGCCGAGGTCTGCGCCGAACGCATCGAGGAGGTGCTCGGCACGGAGCCCAGCGTCGCCCCGCCGGCCCGGCCGGTGACCGAGGTGACCCAGCACGGCCGGCTCGACCTGCGCGGGGTCGACTTCCACTACCCCGGAGCGGAACAGCCGGTCCTGTGCGGGATCGACGTGACGGCCCGGCCGCGTGAGGTCACCGCCATCATCGGCAGCACCGGCAGCGGCAAGACCACGCTGCTCAACCTGGTGCCGCGGCTGTTCGACGCCACCGGCGGCCAGGTGCTGGTGGACGGCGTCGACGTGCGCGAACTCGACCCGGCCCTGCTCTCCCGGCTGGTCGGGCTGGTGCCGCAGCGGCCGTACCTGTTCACCGGCACGATCGCTTCCAATCTGCGGTACGGCAACCCCGACGCGACCGACGACGAGCTGTGGCAGGCCCTCGAGGTCGCCCAGGCCCGCGACTTCGTCGAGCGCATGGAGGGCGGCCTCGAGGCGCCGATCGCCCAGGGCGGCACGAACGTCTCGGGCGGCCAGCGGCAGCGGCTCGCGATCGCCCGGGTGCTCGTGCACAAACCCGAGATCTACCTGTTCGACGACTCGTTCTCGGCGCTCGACTACGCCACCGACGCCGCGCTGCGGGCCGCCCTCACCGACCACATCGCCGACGCCACCGTGGTGATCGTGGCCCAGCGGGTGAGCACGATCCGCGACGCCGACCGGATCGTGGTGCTCGACGACGGCCGGGTCGCTGGCACCGGCACGCATACGGAGCTCATGGACACCAACGCGACGTACCGGGAGATCGTTCTTTCGCAGCTCACCGCCCAGGAGGCCACGGCATGA
- a CDS encoding TetR/AcrR family transcriptional regulator produces the protein MENKRRRVPALAPEERREALIAATIPLLHEHGVDVSTRQIAQAAGVAEGTIFGVFETKTSLVVCSVIKALDAQPTIDALAAIDRSAPLRDRLVLAAELLHARFSENAQIMTAARKLVMTGDAPAHMVANRERLHTALTEVVTPGAEELRRSPAAVASLLLLFCGANTYGPFGDPDNFSGEETVSLLLDGLLIRRGTH, from the coding sequence GTGGAGAACAAGCGAAGGCGGGTGCCCGCGCTCGCGCCCGAGGAGCGGCGCGAGGCCCTGATCGCCGCGACCATCCCGTTGCTGCACGAGCACGGGGTCGACGTCAGCACCCGGCAGATAGCCCAGGCCGCGGGCGTCGCCGAGGGCACGATCTTCGGGGTCTTCGAGACGAAGACGTCGCTGGTCGTGTGCTCGGTGATCAAGGCGCTCGACGCCCAGCCGACCATCGACGCGCTGGCCGCGATCGACCGGTCGGCCCCCTTGCGCGACCGGCTCGTGCTGGCGGCCGAACTGCTGCACGCCCGGTTCTCGGAGAACGCGCAGATCATGACGGCCGCGCGCAAGCTGGTGATGACCGGCGACGCGCCGGCCCACATGGTGGCGAACCGGGAGCGGCTGCACACCGCGCTGACCGAGGTCGTCACGCCGGGAGCGGAGGAGCTGCGGCGCTCGCCCGCCGCGGTGGCCTCCCTGCTGCTGCTCTTCTGCGGGGCCAACACGTACGGGCCGTTCGGCGACCCGGACAACTTCAGCGGCGAGGAGACGGTTTCCCTGCTGCTCGACGGACTGCTCATCCGACGGGGGACGCACTAG
- a CDS encoding putative bifunctional diguanylate cyclase/phosphodiesterase, which produces MDDHTAEYWARQLRIGAGIAAVVTAIGGARIAMGWDPLDRWWLIPVTLAVLAQLALFSLPWKRLVRSGRTKRWLVAWWFGELPVMLLFGWVDPDGWMLYLPAAVLLLITAAALWTPRFVIGLGVMAIGGYAVLLPVRAGTDLGTTFVLVAMMACVVGLTAIYAKSRRWLDDRRQATERRAETMLAASADAVIAIGPDKLIRYATDSVSQLLGLAPRDLVGQRLSTLLPPDRLESAEAFFGNLIALPEGQSLRAESQLHNAAGEWVYLDVLATNWMDDPDIEAVVVSLRDIGTRRALEDKLHLQAYTDSLTGMPNRALFRRRLEEAVSAPDGQPVTVLLLDLDDFKLVNDNLGHSAGDDLLSTIAGRLRRHVRPSDVLARLGGDEFAILMHDLEPGDAAALAERLARTIREPIRLASRDVACSLSIGIATSTAYGENGSSADHLLGNADLAMYAAKRAGRNGYAIFDPTMTMSVLEEAQLRSDLEHGLEHDEFVVLYQPVVDMQTQRVTSVEALVRWEHPRDGLLGPYHFIAAAEANGLIVPLGRWVLREACAQLARWRAESPAAADLKINVNLSARQFQYAGLVDDVAAALTDAGVEAASLTLEITESMLMEDIETAKRTLHALRELGVRLAIDDFGTGYSSLSYLKQLPVDVIKIDKTFVDDVHIDDDDVALVDAVAGLGQALKMQTVAEGIETDEQWATLRSIGIDHGQGYLFGKPAAPADINALLNGVSAISA; this is translated from the coding sequence ATGGACGATCACACAGCCGAGTACTGGGCGCGTCAGCTGCGCATCGGTGCCGGTATCGCGGCCGTGGTCACCGCGATCGGTGGGGCCCGGATCGCGATGGGCTGGGACCCGCTGGACCGGTGGTGGCTGATCCCGGTCACGCTGGCCGTGCTGGCCCAGCTGGCGCTGTTCTCGCTGCCGTGGAAGCGCCTGGTGCGGTCCGGGCGCACCAAGCGCTGGCTGGTGGCCTGGTGGTTCGGCGAGCTGCCGGTGATGCTGCTGTTCGGCTGGGTCGACCCGGACGGCTGGATGCTCTACCTGCCGGCCGCGGTGCTGCTGCTGATCACGGCGGCCGCCCTGTGGACCCCCCGCTTCGTCATCGGCCTCGGCGTGATGGCGATCGGTGGTTACGCCGTCCTGCTGCCGGTCCGCGCGGGCACCGACCTCGGCACCACCTTCGTGCTGGTCGCCATGATGGCCTGCGTGGTCGGGCTGACCGCGATCTACGCGAAGAGCCGGCGCTGGCTGGACGACCGCCGGCAGGCCACCGAGCGCCGGGCCGAGACGATGCTGGCCGCCTCGGCCGACGCGGTGATCGCGATCGGTCCGGACAAACTCATCCGGTACGCCACCGATTCGGTCAGCCAGTTGCTCGGCCTGGCGCCGCGGGATCTGGTCGGTCAGCGCCTGAGCACGTTGCTGCCCCCGGACCGGCTGGAATCGGCCGAGGCCTTCTTCGGCAACCTGATCGCGCTGCCCGAAGGGCAGAGCCTGCGGGCCGAGTCGCAGCTGCACAACGCGGCCGGCGAGTGGGTCTACCTCGACGTGCTGGCCACCAACTGGATGGACGACCCGGACATCGAGGCCGTGGTGGTGAGCCTGCGGGACATCGGCACCCGGCGCGCCCTCGAGGACAAACTGCACCTGCAGGCGTACACGGACTCGCTGACCGGCATGCCCAACCGCGCGCTGTTCCGGCGGCGCCTGGAGGAGGCCGTGTCGGCCCCCGATGGCCAGCCGGTCACCGTGCTGCTGCTCGACCTCGACGACTTCAAGCTGGTCAACGACAACCTCGGGCACAGCGCGGGCGACGACCTGCTGTCGACGATCGCCGGTCGGCTGCGCCGGCACGTACGCCCCTCCGACGTGCTGGCCCGCCTGGGCGGCGACGAGTTCGCGATCCTCATGCACGACCTGGAACCGGGCGACGCCGCCGCGCTCGCCGAACGGCTGGCCCGCACCATCCGCGAGCCGATCCGCCTGGCCAGCCGCGACGTCGCCTGCTCGCTGAGCATCGGGATCGCCACCTCGACCGCGTACGGGGAGAACGGCTCCTCGGCCGACCACCTGCTGGGCAACGCCGACCTGGCCATGTACGCGGCCAAGCGGGCCGGCCGCAACGGCTACGCGATCTTCGACCCGACGATGACGATGTCGGTGCTCGAGGAGGCGCAGCTGCGCAGCGACCTGGAGCACGGCCTGGAGCACGACGAGTTCGTGGTGCTCTACCAGCCGGTGGTCGACATGCAGACCCAGCGCGTCACCTCGGTCGAGGCGCTGGTGCGCTGGGAGCACCCCCGCGACGGCCTGCTCGGCCCGTACCACTTCATCGCCGCCGCCGAGGCCAACGGCCTGATCGTGCCGCTGGGCCGGTGGGTGCTGCGGGAGGCCTGCGCGCAACTGGCCCGCTGGCGCGCCGAGTCCCCGGCCGCGGCCGACCTGAAGATCAACGTCAACCTCTCGGCCCGTCAGTTCCAGTACGCGGGCCTGGTCGACGACGTCGCCGCCGCGCTCACCGACGCCGGGGTCGAAGCCGCGTCGCTCACCCTGGAGATCACCGAATCGATGCTGATGGAGGACATCGAGACCGCCAAGCGCACCCTGCACGCGCTGCGCGAGCTGGGCGTACGGCTGGCCATCGACGACTTCGGCACCGGCTACTCGTCGCTCAGCTACCTCAAGCAGCTCCCGGTCGACGTGATCAAGATCGACAAGACGTTCGTCGACGACGTGCACATCGACGACGACGACGTGGCCCTGGTCGACGCCGTGGCCGGCCTCGGGCAGGCGCTCAAGATGCAGACCGTGGCCGAGGGCATCGAGACCGACGAGCAGTGGGCGACGCTGCGCAGCATCGGCATCGACCACGGGCAGGGCTACCTGTTCGGCAAGCCCGCGGCCCCGGCCGACATCAATGCCCTGCTGAACGGGGTGAGCGCCATCTCGGCGTGA
- a CDS encoding sulfatase: protein MRKPPVSVSKHVRRIGGAVVTTLAALLVFLALVLPDQITRLPPGNFWGTALVRVPIEGLLVVALLLALPARARRVTATAFGVLLGVLTVLKLIDIAFFAVLARAFDPVLDWMLFKDGFNFLTDSVGRGGAIGVAAGGVLLAALTLVATTFSVRRLARLLPAHPRLVRGGVVTLSAAWVTLAVLSFQLVGGIPVASQAAADLARDTVLAVPQDIQDRKDFAREVQADEFKNMPQDQLLSALRGKDVIIGFVESYGRDAVENPAFNAPVADQLRTGQQELAAKGFHGRSGYLTSPTFGGGSWLAHSTFLSGLWVDNQNRYRNLVATDRLTLTSAFGKAGFRTVGFEPGVTFAWPEGQFYGYQQIYDSHTLGYHGPMLSWSTMPDQYVMKKVHDYEFAKAKRPPLLAEVTLTSSHTPWTPVPEMLPWEQIGDGSVYGPVVAAAESPQKLFADGKKVKQAYARSIAYSLDSLISYVRDFGDDNLVLVLLGDHQPASVVVGTNSTKDVPISIVAKDPRVLDRIGSWGWTDGLTPAPDAPLWPMNEFRDKFLTAYSPQGEPH, encoded by the coding sequence GTGAGGAAACCCCCAGTGTCGGTCAGCAAGCACGTACGCCGGATCGGCGGCGCGGTGGTCACCACCCTCGCCGCACTGCTCGTCTTCCTCGCGCTGGTGCTGCCCGACCAGATCACCCGGCTCCCACCCGGCAACTTCTGGGGCACGGCGCTGGTCCGGGTGCCGATCGAGGGCCTGCTCGTGGTGGCGTTGCTGCTCGCGCTGCCGGCCCGGGCCCGCCGCGTCACCGCCACCGCGTTCGGTGTGCTGCTCGGCGTGCTGACCGTGCTGAAGCTCATCGACATCGCGTTCTTCGCCGTGCTGGCCCGCGCGTTCGACCCCGTGCTGGACTGGATGCTGTTCAAGGACGGCTTCAACTTCCTCACCGACTCGGTGGGCCGGGGCGGCGCCATCGGGGTGGCCGCGGGCGGCGTCCTGCTGGCCGCGCTGACGTTGGTCGCGACGACCTTTTCCGTACGCCGTCTGGCCCGGTTGCTGCCCGCGCATCCGCGCCTGGTCCGCGGCGGCGTGGTCACCCTCTCGGCGGCCTGGGTCACGCTCGCCGTGCTGAGCTTCCAGCTCGTCGGCGGCATCCCGGTGGCCAGCCAGGCCGCGGCCGATCTGGCCCGCGACACGGTGCTGGCGGTCCCGCAGGACATCCAGGACCGCAAGGACTTCGCGCGCGAGGTGCAGGCCGACGAGTTCAAGAACATGCCGCAGGACCAGCTGCTGAGCGCGCTGCGGGGCAAGGACGTGATCATCGGGTTCGTCGAGAGCTACGGCCGCGACGCCGTCGAGAACCCCGCCTTCAACGCACCCGTGGCCGACCAGTTGCGTACGGGGCAGCAGGAACTCGCGGCCAAGGGCTTCCACGGCCGCAGCGGCTACCTGACCTCGCCCACGTTCGGCGGCGGCAGCTGGCTCGCCCACTCGACGTTCCTGTCCGGTCTCTGGGTCGACAACCAGAACCGTTACCGCAACCTGGTCGCCACCGATCGGCTCACGCTCACCTCGGCCTTCGGCAAAGCCGGCTTCCGTACGGTCGGGTTCGAGCCCGGCGTCACCTTCGCCTGGCCCGAGGGGCAGTTCTACGGCTACCAGCAGATCTACGACTCGCACACGCTCGGCTACCACGGCCCGATGCTGAGCTGGTCGACCATGCCCGACCAGTACGTGATGAAGAAGGTCCACGACTACGAGTTCGCCAAGGCCAAGCGTCCGCCGCTGCTGGCCGAGGTGACGCTGACCTCCAGCCACACCCCGTGGACGCCGGTGCCCGAGATGCTGCCGTGGGAGCAGATCGGCGACGGCTCGGTCTACGGCCCGGTCGTGGCGGCCGCCGAGAGCCCGCAGAAGCTGTTCGCCGACGGCAAGAAGGTCAAGCAGGCGTACGCCCGGTCGATCGCCTACTCCCTGGACAGCCTCATCTCGTACGTCCGGGACTTCGGCGACGACAACCTGGTGCTCGTGCTGCTGGGCGACCACCAGCCGGCCTCGGTCGTGGTCGGCACCAACTCGACCAAGGACGTGCCGATCTCGATCGTCGCCAAGGACCCGAGGGTGCTCGACCGGATCGGCTCCTGGGGCTGGACCGACGGGCTGACTCCCGCGCCCGACGCGCCACTGTGGCCGATGAACGAGTTCCGCGACAAGTTCCTCACCGCGTACAGCCCGCAGGGCGAACCGCATTGA